GCGAGACCTGGATAAAGCAGCGTATAGCACGCTGCTTTATCCAGGTTTTTTTTTGCTTATTTTCCAGCTGGCCAGCGGACAACAAGCGGGATGACGTGTATCAGGCAGTTGCAGCCATTGACGAAACGGGAAGTCATTATGAATAGCAAAGTGCTCGCTGAAAATATTCTGGAGTTAGTCGGAGGAGAAACCAACGTTTCAACTCTGGTGCATTGTGCAACACGCTTGCGCTTTAAGATTGTGGATCACGGTAAAGTGGATGTGGCTGCGCTTGAGGCGCTGGATGGCGTCATTACGGTCATCAATGCTTCAGGACAATTGCAGGTGGTGATCGGGAACCGAGTGCCGGAGGTGTACCGCGCTTTTGGTTCGATCTCCAGGCTGCTGGAGGACGGTGACGGGAAACGCCAGACGGCGGAAAGTGAGGCATCAACGTCTGCGATGGGACGGCTGATCGATCTGGTTGCTGGGATCTTTACCCCATTGCTGGGGGCGATGGCGGCAGCGGGGGTGCTGAAAGGCGCATTGTCTATTGTGATTGCGCTCGGGTGGCTGAATACCAAAGAAAGTACCTATGTCATCCTGCACGCGGCGTCTGACAGCCTGTTCTACTTCCTGCCGATGCTGTTGGCGATTACCGCCGCGCGTAAATTCGAAACCAACATTTTTGTGGCCGTGTCGGTTGCTGGCGCACTGGTTTACCCCACGATTCAGGGGTTGTTCGACGCCGGTCAACCCGTGACGTTTTTCGGTCTGCCCGTTGTAATGATGAAATACACCTCCTCGGTGATCCCGATTATCTTCAGCGTGTGGCTGATGTCATATATCGAGCGTTTCCTGAATCGCCATATTCACGAAAGCGTGCGCAATATCCTGACGCCGTTCTTCCTGCTGGTGCTGATGGTGCCACTCACGCTGATGACCATCGGGCCGATTGGCATTTCAGCCAGTAAGCTCATTGCGTCGGTGTTCGTCAGTATCTATGAGTTCAATCCTATTCTTGCCGGGGCGTTGATGGCGGCGTCATGGCAGATCTTGGTGATCTTTGGCGTTCACTGGGGATTTGTGACCGTGTTCATCAACGATCTCTCCGTCATGGGGCACAGCTACCTTAAAGCCGCCTCCAGCCCGTCGGTCTTTGCCCAGTCCGGTGCACTGCTAGGCGTCATGGTGCGTACCAAAGATAAAAAGCTCAAAGCGCTGGCGGGTAGTACGTTTATCGCGTCTCTGTTTGGCATCACGGAACCCGGTGTTTATGGCGTGACGCTGAAGCTGAAAAAACCGTTTATCTGCGCGGTGATCGCCGCTGCAGTCGGGGGCGCTATCGTCGGCTATGCGAAAAGCTCTGCGGTCTCTATGGGGATGCCCGGCTTGCTGACGCTGCCGATTTTCTACGGCGAAGGTTTTGTTGGATTCCTTATTGGTTGCGCTATCGCCTTCGCGGTGAGTTTTGTACTGACCATCATTGTTGGTTTTGACGAGCCCGTACCGCCTGCTGAAAAAGCGCCAGTGCCAACGCACTCTCCAGCAGCGACACCTGCTGCGCCTGTATCACGTCAGAACGCGAATGCTGTGTCTCTGGCGCTGAAAGACGCACCTGAAACGGCTGAACAGCTGGGATCGCCAGCAAAAGGTGAACTGATTTCGCTGGAAGAGGTAAATGACAAGGTGTTCTCTTCTGGCGTCGTCGGGCAGGGCGTCGCCATTCTGCCGCAGGAAGGGCGCATCTATTCGCCGGTGGACGGCGTGATTGCCAGCACGTTCGCCAGCGGCCATGCCGTCGGTATTCTTTCGCAGGGCGGTGCGGAGATCCTGATCCATGTCGGCATCAATACGGTACAACTGGAAGGCCAGCATTATCAGATGCACGTTGCAGAAGGCGACAAGGTGCAAAAAGGCCAACTGCTGCTGGAGTTTGATTTGGAAGAAATCCAGAAGGCGGGCTACGATACCGTGACGCCAATGGTGGTGACGAATGCGGATGAGTACCACCTATTCAGCCCAGGATCCGCTCGTCAGTTGGTGGTGGGAGAGACGGTGATCGCGCTGGCGTAGGGTTTTAGCCTCTTAATAAATCAGACGGCGATGTGTGAATATGCCGTCTGATTTTCTCTATCATCTTATGTTCTATAGCGTTACAGCGATTTGCCGTTGCTGTTAATCACGTTTTGATACCAGTAGAAGCTGTCTTTGCGCCGACGCTCCAGCGTGCCTTTGCCTTCATCATCGCGATCGACATGAATAAAGCCGTAGCGTTTTGACATCTGTGCCGTACCCGCACTGACCAGATCGATCGGCCCCCAACTGGTGTAGCCCAGCAGCTCAACGCCATCGTCAATGGCTTCACGTACCTGAACCAGATGGCGACGCAGGTAATCAATGCGGTAGCTGTCGTGAATGCTGCCATCGTCTTCCACCACGTCGCGTGCACCCAGCCCATTTTCCACGATGAACAGCGGCTTCTGATAGCGGTCATACAGCTCATTTAGCAGGAAGCGCAGGCCTTCGGGATCGATCTGCCAGCCCCATTCGGACGCTTCAAGGTGCGGGTTAGGAATCAGGCGGATGATATTGCCGCGTGAAGATTGATATTTTTCCGGCTCGAAAGTTGCACAGCCGCTCATGTAATAGCTGAAGGAGACAAAGTCCACGGTGTGGCTCAGGTCGTCTTTATCCTGTGCGGTAATGGTTAGCTCGACGCCATTTTCTCGGAAATAGCGCTGAATCCAGGCCGGATAGGTACCGCGAACCTGCACGTCACCAAAGAACAGCCATTCCCGATTCTTGCTCTGCGCTTCCAGCACATCTTTCGGATGGCAAGTCATGGGGTAGCGTACCGCGCCCAATAGCATGTTGCCGATTTTGGCGTCTGGGATAATGTCGTGGCAGGCTTTTACCGCGCGTGCGCTGGCAACCAACTGGTGGTGGATAGCCTGATAAATATCCTGTTTTGAAGGTTCACCGTCTAGCCCGATACCCGTAAAGGGTGAATGCAGCGCCATGTTGATTTCATTGAAGGTCAGCCAGTACTTCACCTTGTCTTTATAACGGCTGAAAACGGTACGGGCATACTTCTCAAAATGGTCGATGACGGCACGGTTGCCCCAACCTCCCAGTTTTTTTACCAGCCCGTAAGGCATTTCATAGTGTGACAGCGTAATCAGTGGCTGAATCTGATGCTTTGCCATTTCATCGAACAGACTATCGTAGAAGGCCAAACCCGCTTCGCAGGACTCGGCTTCATCGCCTTCGGGGTAAATACGCGTCCAGGCAATCGAGGTGCGCAACACCTTAAAACCCATTTCGGCAAACAGCTGAATATCCTGCGGATATTGATGATAAAAATCGATGGCCCGATCTTTGATGCAGCTAATGCTCTCATCGCGTTCCGTCACCGGACCGTGCACGCCCTGTAGCTGAAGATCGGAGGTCGACACACCTTTACCGTCCTCATTCCATGCCCCTTCAACCTGGTTTGCTGCAACTGAACCGCCCCATAAAAATCCGTCGGGGAATGCTTTCATGGTATTTCTCCTTATCGTTTTCTACATCATTACGCTGCGCGGTGGCTTCGCACTGGGAACCGCCGGATGACAGGCAAAAAAAAACTTGGGCAGAAGAGAGTAGTGCTACTCACCTCTGCCCAAGTCTCGCCCGCCATTGGCGGTAACGTCTTGTCAGAACACTATACAATCCTGAATCTCTGCGGCAATGCCCCCGTCTGGTTATGTGACGCGAGTCACGGCATCTTTGCGAGCATGATTCGCGCCGACAGGCGTTACTTCGCTTGCAGTGTTTTGACGACGGCTTCACCCAGCGCTTGTATTCGCTTTCGTCGCCCTGAAAAGCTGAGGGATCCCCAGAAAATCAGCCCTAATAAACCAGCACCATATTTCGGTAGGTGCTGGCGAGTTGGGCTAAAATACTCTCTAGCTTTACCCACCTGA
This genomic interval from Pectobacterium aquaticum contains the following:
- a CDS encoding beta-glucoside-specific PTS transporter subunit IIABC, encoding MNSKVLAENILELVGGETNVSTLVHCATRLRFKIVDHGKVDVAALEALDGVITVINASGQLQVVIGNRVPEVYRAFGSISRLLEDGDGKRQTAESEASTSAMGRLIDLVAGIFTPLLGAMAAAGVLKGALSIVIALGWLNTKESTYVILHAASDSLFYFLPMLLAITAARKFETNIFVAVSVAGALVYPTIQGLFDAGQPVTFFGLPVVMMKYTSSVIPIIFSVWLMSYIERFLNRHIHESVRNILTPFFLLVLMVPLTLMTIGPIGISASKLIASVFVSIYEFNPILAGALMAASWQILVIFGVHWGFVTVFINDLSVMGHSYLKAASSPSVFAQSGALLGVMVRTKDKKLKALAGSTFIASLFGITEPGVYGVTLKLKKPFICAVIAAAVGGAIVGYAKSSAVSMGMPGLLTLPIFYGEGFVGFLIGCAIAFAVSFVLTIIVGFDEPVPPAEKAPVPTHSPAATPAAPVSRQNANAVSLALKDAPETAEQLGSPAKGELISLEEVNDKVFSSGVVGQGVAILPQEGRIYSPVDGVIASTFASGHAVGILSQGGAEILIHVGINTVQLEGQHYQMHVAEGDKVQKGQLLLEFDLEEIQKAGYDTVTPMVVTNADEYHLFSPGSARQLVVGETVIALA
- a CDS encoding glycoside hydrolase family 1 protein, whose protein sequence is MKAFPDGFLWGGSVAANQVEGAWNEDGKGVSTSDLQLQGVHGPVTERDESISCIKDRAIDFYHQYPQDIQLFAEMGFKVLRTSIAWTRIYPEGDEAESCEAGLAFYDSLFDEMAKHQIQPLITLSHYEMPYGLVKKLGGWGNRAVIDHFEKYARTVFSRYKDKVKYWLTFNEINMALHSPFTGIGLDGEPSKQDIYQAIHHQLVASARAVKACHDIIPDAKIGNMLLGAVRYPMTCHPKDVLEAQSKNREWLFFGDVQVRGTYPAWIQRYFRENGVELTITAQDKDDLSHTVDFVSFSYYMSGCATFEPEKYQSSRGNIIRLIPNPHLEASEWGWQIDPEGLRFLLNELYDRYQKPLFIVENGLGARDVVEDDGSIHDSYRIDYLRRHLVQVREAIDDGVELLGYTSWGPIDLVSAGTAQMSKRYGFIHVDRDDEGKGTLERRRKDSFYWYQNVINSNGKSL